A single genomic interval of Saccharothrix saharensis harbors:
- the glyA gene encoding serine hydroxymethyltransferase: MSEHFNTSLAEFDPEVADAVAAELHRQQSTLEMIASENFTPVSVLQAQGSVLTNKYAEGYPGRRYYGGCENVDVIERLAIERVKALFGAGFANVQPHSGAQANACAMFALLQPGDTILGLDLAHGGHLTHGMRINFSGKLYNVVPYHVSAEDGRVDMAEVERLAAEHRPKLIVAGWSAYPRQLDFAEFRRIADSVGAYLMVDMAHFAGLVAAGLHPSPVPHAHVVTTTTHKTLGGPRGGVILTNEADLAKKINSAVFPGQQGGPLEHVIAGKAVAFKHAASPEFADRQRRTVEGAKILADRLSRPDAAAAGVKVLTGGTDVHLVLVDLVASELDGKQAEDRLHEVGITVNRNAVPNDPRPPMVTSGLRVGTPALATRGFGAADFTEVADIIATALQPSPDLAELRARVEVLAAKHPLYPTL; this comes from the coding sequence ATGTCCGAGCACTTCAACACCTCCCTCGCGGAGTTCGACCCGGAGGTCGCGGACGCCGTCGCCGCCGAGCTGCACCGGCAGCAGAGCACGCTGGAGATGATCGCCTCGGAGAACTTCACGCCGGTGTCGGTGCTCCAGGCGCAGGGCTCGGTGCTGACGAACAAGTACGCCGAGGGCTACCCCGGCCGGCGCTACTACGGCGGCTGCGAGAACGTCGACGTGATCGAGCGGCTGGCGATCGAGCGGGTCAAGGCGCTGTTCGGCGCGGGCTTCGCGAACGTGCAGCCGCACTCGGGCGCGCAGGCCAACGCGTGCGCGATGTTCGCCCTGCTCCAGCCGGGCGACACGATCCTGGGCCTGGACCTCGCGCACGGCGGCCACCTGACCCACGGCATGCGGATCAACTTCTCCGGCAAGCTCTACAACGTGGTGCCCTACCACGTGTCGGCGGAGGACGGCCGGGTCGACATGGCCGAGGTGGAGCGGCTGGCGGCCGAGCACCGGCCGAAGCTGATCGTGGCCGGCTGGTCGGCGTACCCGCGGCAGCTCGACTTCGCGGAGTTCCGCCGGATCGCCGACTCGGTGGGCGCGTACCTGATGGTGGACATGGCGCACTTCGCCGGCCTGGTGGCGGCGGGCCTGCACCCGAGCCCCGTGCCGCACGCGCACGTCGTCACGACGACCACGCACAAGACGCTCGGCGGCCCGCGTGGCGGAGTGATCCTGACCAACGAGGCCGACCTGGCCAAGAAGATCAACTCGGCGGTGTTCCCGGGCCAGCAGGGCGGTCCGCTGGAGCACGTGATCGCGGGCAAGGCGGTGGCGTTCAAGCACGCCGCGTCGCCCGAGTTCGCCGACCGGCAGCGGCGCACGGTCGAGGGCGCGAAGATCCTCGCCGACCGGCTGTCCCGGCCCGACGCCGCCGCGGCGGGTGTGAAGGTGCTCACCGGCGGCACGGACGTGCACCTGGTGCTGGTGGACCTGGTGGCGTCCGAACTGGACGGCAAGCAGGCCGAGGACCGCCTGCACGAGGTCGGGATCACGGTCAACCGCAACGCGGTGCCGAACGACCCGCGTCCGCCGATGGTGACCTCGGGCCTGCGGGTGGGCACGCCCGCGCTGGCCACCCGCGGTTTCGGCGCGGCGGACTTCACCGAGGTGGCGGACATCATCGCGACGGCGTTGCAGCCCTCGCCGGACCTCGCGGAGCTGCGCGCGCGGGTCGAGGTGCTGGCGGCGAAGCACCCGCTGTACCCGACCCTGTGA
- a CDS encoding CaiB/BaiF CoA transferase family protein, which yields MPGPLEGLKVVELAGLAPAPFGCMVLADLGASVVRVDRVGGTTEVPLLGRGRRSIGVDVRRPEGAELVLRLVEDSDVLVEGFRPGVTERLGIGPAQCLARNPRLVYGRMTGWGQDGPLADRAGHDINYIAVAGALEPIGRAGAPPTVPLNVVGDFGGGGLLLAMGVLAALYERERSGRGQVVDAAMVDGAALLTTFLHGMSSAGAWPGGRGENLLDGGAPFYDVYEAADGRFVSIGALEEKFYAELLVVLGLADADLPARHDPANWPELRARIAAAVATRTRDEWAALAAGTDACLAPVLAPGEAPGYGHNAERGTFVQVGGVAQPAPAPRFERTPAAVPAPPPAVGEHTAEVLGELGLGEDELAGLRRAGVIA from the coding sequence GTGCCGGGGCCGCTGGAGGGGTTGAAGGTCGTCGAGCTGGCCGGCCTCGCACCCGCGCCGTTCGGCTGCATGGTGCTGGCCGACCTCGGCGCGTCGGTCGTCCGGGTGGACCGCGTGGGCGGCACCACCGAGGTCCCGCTGCTGGGCCGCGGGCGGCGGTCGATCGGCGTGGACGTCCGCCGGCCGGAGGGCGCGGAGCTGGTGCTGCGGCTGGTCGAGGACTCGGACGTGCTGGTCGAGGGCTTCCGGCCGGGCGTGACCGAACGGCTCGGCATCGGCCCGGCGCAGTGCCTGGCCCGCAACCCGCGGCTGGTCTACGGGCGGATGACCGGGTGGGGCCAGGACGGCCCGCTGGCCGACCGCGCCGGGCACGACATCAACTACATCGCGGTGGCGGGCGCGTTGGAGCCGATCGGCCGGGCGGGCGCGCCGCCGACGGTGCCGCTGAACGTCGTCGGCGACTTCGGCGGTGGCGGGCTGCTGCTGGCGATGGGCGTGCTGGCCGCGCTGTACGAGCGGGAGCGGTCCGGGCGCGGGCAGGTGGTGGACGCCGCCATGGTCGACGGCGCGGCGCTGCTGACCACGTTCCTGCACGGGATGTCGTCGGCCGGCGCGTGGCCCGGCGGCCGCGGCGAGAACCTGCTGGACGGCGGCGCGCCGTTCTACGACGTGTACGAGGCGGCCGACGGCCGGTTCGTCAGCATCGGCGCGCTGGAGGAGAAGTTCTACGCCGAGCTGCTGGTGGTGCTCGGGCTGGCCGACGCGGACCTGCCCGCCCGCCACGACCCGGCGAACTGGCCGGAGCTGCGCGCCCGGATCGCGGCGGCCGTGGCCACCCGGACGAGGGACGAGTGGGCGGCGCTGGCGGCGGGCACCGACGCGTGCCTCGCGCCCGTGCTGGCGCCCGGTGAAGCGCCCGGGTACGGGCACAACGCCGAGCGCGGGACGTTCGTGCAGGTGGGAGGGGTGGCGCAGCCCGCGCCCGCGCCCCGGTTCGAGCGCACGCCCGCAGCCGTGCCCGCACCGCCGCCCGCGGTGGGCGAGCACACGGCCGAGGTGCTGGGGGAACTGGGACTGGGCGAGGACGAGCTCGCCGGGCTGCGGCGAGCCGGGGTGATCGCCTGA
- a CDS encoding malonic semialdehyde reductase, with protein MTATLDALQLPGEAQDLLFREARTANAFTDEPVTDEQLRAVYDLVKWGPTAMNSQPLRVLFVRGEEAKARLAPHMAEGNRAKTLAAPVTAILAADTDFHEHLATTFPHFPGAKAAFADDARRTEAAKANALLQVGYFIVGVRAAGLAAGPMSGFDAEGVRREFFADTPRVPLVVVNIGHPDHAGTHPRNPRLDYAEAVRTI; from the coding sequence ATGACCGCCACCCTCGACGCGCTGCAACTTCCCGGCGAAGCCCAGGACCTGCTGTTCCGCGAGGCGCGCACGGCGAACGCGTTCACCGACGAGCCGGTGACCGACGAGCAGCTCCGCGCCGTGTACGACCTCGTGAAGTGGGGTCCGACCGCGATGAACAGCCAGCCGCTGCGCGTGCTGTTCGTCCGCGGCGAGGAGGCCAAGGCCCGCCTGGCTCCCCACATGGCCGAGGGCAACCGCGCCAAGACCCTGGCCGCGCCGGTGACCGCGATCCTGGCCGCCGACACCGACTTCCACGAGCACCTCGCCACCACGTTCCCGCACTTCCCGGGCGCGAAGGCGGCGTTCGCGGACGACGCGCGGCGCACCGAGGCGGCGAAGGCGAACGCCCTGCTGCAGGTCGGCTACTTCATCGTGGGCGTCCGCGCGGCCGGTCTCGCCGCGGGCCCGATGAGCGGCTTCGACGCCGAGGGCGTGCGGCGCGAGTTCTTCGCCGACACCCCCCGGGTGCCGCTGGTGGTCGTCAACATCGGCCACCCGGACCACGCCGGCACCCACCCGCGCAACCCGCGCCTGGACTACGCCGAGGCCGTCCGCACGATCTGA
- a CDS encoding COG4315 family predicted lipoprotein — protein sequence MIRRNRIAIAVAGGMAAVLALVMWTSNATGLQGRTVAQTEQVAAAAQGDYGDVPEPLAPPTSEEAAPVEQPAADAPEGQAAPAPSGPQVTLVGKSVPKMGEVVQDGDGRTLYRFDKDTPDPAKSNCEGQCAVTWPPVLSDGKPELQGVDPALVSTVKRADGSEQVTLDGWPLYTYAKDEAPGQWKGQGVGSTWFVVRPDGKRNVECLPPGVTPPAA from the coding sequence GTGATCCGACGAAACCGCATCGCCATCGCCGTCGCGGGCGGCATGGCGGCCGTGCTCGCGCTGGTCATGTGGACTTCCAACGCCACCGGCCTGCAGGGCAGGACGGTCGCGCAGACCGAGCAGGTCGCCGCCGCGGCCCAGGGCGACTACGGCGACGTCCCGGAGCCCCTGGCCCCTCCGACGAGCGAGGAAGCGGCACCCGTCGAGCAACCCGCGGCGGACGCGCCGGAGGGCCAGGCCGCGCCCGCGCCGTCCGGGCCGCAGGTGACGCTGGTGGGCAAGAGCGTGCCCAAGATGGGCGAGGTCGTGCAGGACGGCGACGGCCGCACGCTGTACCGGTTCGACAAGGACACCCCGGACCCGGCGAAGTCCAACTGCGAGGGGCAGTGCGCCGTGACGTGGCCGCCCGTGCTGTCCGACGGCAAGCCCGAGCTGCAGGGCGTCGACCCGGCGCTCGTGTCGACGGTGAAGCGGGCCGACGGCAGCGAGCAGGTCACGCTGGACGGCTGGCCGCTCTACACCTACGCCAAGGACGAGGCGCCGGGCCAGTGGAAGGGCCAGGGCGTGGGCAGCACGTGGTTCGTGGTGCGGCCCGACGGCAAGCGCAACGTCGAGTGCCTGCCGCCGGGGGTGACGCCGCCCGCCGCGTAG
- a CDS encoding helix-turn-helix transcriptional regulator, translating to MVEDSGVDELLRQWAAERSDDAELQEVNRIKDAWLAEAPPSAPGIPVQRANGGPRGLVKVESADPAYVAAMRKRAPEVPDALLAAAASYWQLVGDLSEAEQWWDVGISPLDQRALDYRAAGLTPADLGRRLGPMTVLQHLRRGSAAAWCVARLQRQRRDGVA from the coding sequence ATGGTCGAGGACTCCGGAGTCGACGAGCTGTTGCGGCAGTGGGCGGCTGAGCGCTCGGACGACGCCGAGCTGCAGGAGGTGAACCGGATCAAGGACGCGTGGCTCGCGGAAGCCCCGCCGTCCGCGCCGGGGATCCCCGTGCAGCGGGCGAATGGCGGTCCCCGCGGCCTGGTGAAGGTCGAGTCCGCGGATCCGGCGTACGTGGCGGCGATGCGGAAGCGGGCGCCCGAGGTGCCCGACGCCCTGCTCGCGGCCGCCGCCAGCTACTGGCAGCTGGTGGGTGACCTGTCCGAGGCGGAGCAGTGGTGGGACGTGGGCATCAGCCCGCTGGACCAGCGCGCTCTGGACTACCGGGCGGCCGGGCTCACGCCCGCCGACCTCGGTCGTCGCCTCGGCCCGATGACGGTGCTCCAGCACCTGCGTCGGGGTAGCGCGGCGGCCTGGTGCGTGGCCAGGCTGCAGAGGCAACGCCGGGACGGCGTGGCCTAG
- the gcvT gene encoding glycine cleavage system aminomethyltransferase GcvT, whose protein sequence is MESRRTPLHAEHEALGAMFTDFAGWRMPLRYDSELAEHHAVRTSAGLFDLTHMGEIVLTGPEAGAALDHALVGHASAIGVGRARYTMICEADGGVVDDLIVYRTGDEEYLVVANASNAAVVHEALVERAKGFDTTVEDRSTDYALLAVQGPKATAILAGLTSTDLGAVKYYASYPTEVAGKPVLLARTGYTGEDGFELFVAPADAAHVWRALLEAGAPHDLKPAGLGCRDTLRLEAGMPLYGNELGRDRTPFQANLGRVVKLDKPGDFVGRDALAAVAEQGVGQVLVGLKTASRRAPRHGYPVLDASGARIGEVTSGALSPTLGYSVAMAYVTVGHTEPGTQLSVDVRGRHEPVEVVALPFYKRTS, encoded by the coding sequence ATGGAAAGCCGCCGCACGCCCCTGCACGCCGAGCACGAGGCGCTGGGGGCCATGTTCACCGACTTCGCGGGCTGGCGGATGCCGCTGCGCTACGACAGCGAGCTGGCCGAGCACCACGCGGTGCGCACGTCGGCGGGCCTGTTCGACCTGACCCACATGGGTGAGATCGTGCTCACCGGCCCGGAGGCCGGCGCCGCGCTGGACCACGCCCTGGTCGGCCACGCGTCCGCGATCGGCGTCGGTCGCGCCCGCTACACGATGATCTGCGAGGCCGACGGCGGCGTGGTCGACGACCTGATCGTCTACCGCACGGGCGACGAGGAGTACCTGGTCGTCGCGAACGCCTCGAACGCCGCCGTCGTGCACGAGGCGCTGGTCGAGCGGGCCAAGGGCTTCGACACCACCGTCGAGGACAGGTCCACCGACTACGCGCTGCTCGCCGTGCAGGGCCCGAAGGCCACCGCGATCCTCGCCGGCCTCACGTCCACCGACCTCGGCGCGGTGAAGTACTACGCCTCGTACCCGACCGAGGTCGCGGGCAAGCCGGTGCTGCTCGCGCGCACCGGCTACACCGGCGAGGACGGCTTCGAGCTGTTCGTCGCGCCGGCCGACGCCGCGCACGTGTGGCGGGCGCTGCTGGAGGCGGGCGCGCCGCACGACCTCAAGCCCGCGGGCCTGGGCTGCCGCGACACGCTGCGGCTGGAGGCGGGCATGCCCCTGTACGGCAACGAGCTCGGCCGCGACCGCACGCCGTTCCAGGCGAACCTCGGCCGGGTGGTGAAGCTGGACAAGCCGGGCGACTTCGTCGGCCGCGACGCCCTGGCCGCCGTCGCCGAGCAGGGCGTGGGGCAGGTCCTGGTCGGCCTGAAGACCGCCTCGCGCCGCGCGCCCCGGCACGGCTACCCGGTGCTGGACGCCTCGGGTGCCCGCATCGGCGAGGTGACCAGCGGCGCGCTGTCGCCGACCCTCGGGTACTCGGTGGCCATGGCGTACGTCACGGTCGGCCACACCGAGCCCGGCACGCAGCTGTCCGTCGACGTCCGGGGCAGGCACGAGCCGGTCGAAGTCGTCGCACTGCCCTTCTACAAGCGCACCTCGTAA
- a CDS encoding RICIN domain-containing protein produces the protein MEKFTHGSRTNADQLAVRAALYRSLRRAFDDSGIPWDDCHREDRGDGVFLLVPPEVPKALVVDRLPGALAEALAEHGRAARRDAERVRARMAVHAGEVLPDPHGFTSASINLAFRLVEAPQLKSALAGSPGVLALVLSSWCYEEVAWQSRVVDPRTFRRVDVAVKDTAATAWIALPDHPYPPARPGEAPRRGRAAVVLASVVALSMTAVADRPGTGGGAVSGIGEAFPGDREFLAHVINLKTGKCLARNGAYTQPDDSESEGGDIYQWECADSHNPGHVVVLAPAGGGDWAIRSSVRADLCLTADDEPETDQHFHACRPGDDHQRWRVRRIRGRAPDAVVVENRGAGGCLAHQGGRPDVHIQVFRRECRPFGQDEVGWSIRPYAMPGRRSCGEPWRGPVRNNATGLHLTDSDGAAHRTAATAPAVSVVALGESAHGCHVSISGAPGTWVLESLAAEGWVRVHAAEDVSRCLAAVDGAVTTRRCDGSRSQQWELG, from the coding sequence CGCGGTCCGCGCCGCTCTTTACCGGTCGTTGCGCCGGGCGTTCGACGATTCCGGCATACCGTGGGACGACTGCCACCGGGAGGACCGCGGCGACGGCGTCTTCCTCCTGGTGCCGCCCGAGGTGCCGAAGGCCCTGGTGGTGGACCGGCTGCCGGGCGCGCTGGCCGAGGCGTTGGCGGAGCACGGCCGCGCCGCGCGACGGGACGCCGAACGGGTGCGGGCCCGCATGGCGGTGCACGCGGGCGAGGTCCTCCCGGACCCGCACGGCTTCACGTCCGCGTCGATCAACCTGGCGTTCCGCCTGGTCGAAGCGCCGCAGCTGAAGAGCGCGCTGGCGGGGTCGCCCGGTGTGCTGGCGCTCGTGCTGTCGTCGTGGTGCTACGAGGAGGTGGCCTGGCAGAGCCGGGTGGTCGACCCGCGCACGTTCCGGCGGGTCGACGTGGCGGTGAAGGACACCGCCGCCACGGCGTGGATCGCCCTGCCGGACCACCCCTACCCGCCGGCACGGCCCGGGGAGGCGCCGCGGCGCGGGCGCGCGGCGGTGGTCCTCGCCTCGGTGGTCGCGTTGTCGATGACGGCGGTGGCGGACCGTCCGGGCACCGGCGGCGGCGCGGTCAGCGGTATCGGGGAGGCATTTCCCGGCGACCGGGAATTCCTCGCTCACGTGATCAACCTGAAGACCGGGAAATGCCTCGCCCGCAACGGTGCCTACACCCAGCCGGACGATTCGGAGTCCGAGGGCGGGGACATCTACCAATGGGAGTGCGCCGACTCGCACAACCCCGGTCACGTCGTGGTGCTGGCACCGGCGGGCGGGGGCGACTGGGCGATCCGCAGCAGCGTCCGGGCGGACCTGTGCCTGACGGCCGACGACGAGCCGGAGACCGACCAGCACTTCCACGCCTGCCGGCCCGGCGACGACCACCAGCGGTGGCGGGTGCGGCGGATCCGCGGGCGGGCGCCGGACGCGGTGGTGGTCGAGAACCGGGGCGCGGGCGGGTGCCTCGCCCACCAGGGCGGTCGGCCGGACGTGCACATCCAGGTGTTCCGGCGCGAGTGCCGACCGTTCGGGCAGGACGAGGTCGGCTGGTCGATCCGGCCGTACGCGATGCCGGGCCGCCGGTCGTGCGGCGAGCCGTGGCGCGGCCCGGTGCGGAACAACGCGACCGGGCTGCACCTGACCGACTCCGACGGCGCGGCGCACCGGACGGCGGCGACGGCTCCCGCCGTGTCGGTCGTCGCGCTCGGCGAGTCCGCGCACGGCTGCCACGTGTCGATCTCCGGCGCGCCGGGCACGTGGGTCCTCGAATCGCTGGCCGCCGAGGGCTGGGTCCGGGTGCACGCCGCCGAGGACGTCAGCCGGTGCCTGGCCGCGGTGGACGGCGCGGTGACGACGCGGCGGTGCGACGGGAGCCGGTCGCAGCAGTGGGAGCTGGGGTAG
- a CDS encoding DUF3817 domain-containing protein, giving the protein MSGALTRFRFMAYVVGVGLLLLVVAMIAKYAGGTEGMMQVVGPVHGFLYAVYLVLTVDLALKARWSIKGTVLVLLAGTIPFVSFYAERKVVESVRAEKSL; this is encoded by the coding sequence ATGAGCGGCGCGTTGACCAGGTTCCGGTTCATGGCTTACGTGGTCGGTGTCGGCCTGCTGCTGCTCGTGGTCGCGATGATCGCCAAGTACGCGGGCGGCACCGAGGGCATGATGCAGGTCGTCGGCCCCGTGCACGGCTTCCTGTACGCGGTGTACCTGGTGCTCACCGTCGACCTCGCGCTCAAGGCCCGGTGGTCGATCAAGGGCACGGTGCTGGTGCTGCTCGCGGGCACGATCCCGTTCGTGTCGTTCTACGCCGAGCGCAAGGTGGTCGAGAGCGTCCGGGCCGAGAAGAGCCTGTGA